A genome region from Polypterus senegalus isolate Bchr_013 chromosome 7, ASM1683550v1, whole genome shotgun sequence includes the following:
- the LOC120532943 gene encoding sphingosine 1-phosphate receptor 3, which translates to MSIALPSKYNPYIELHYNYTGNLKGREKDIDNLDPTSVAFLILCGFIELENLMVLVAIWKNHRFHNRMYFFIGNLALCDLLAGMAYLVNILMSGPKTMTLSVTMWFVREGSMFVALGASTFSLLAIAIERHMTMIKMRPYDANKKYRVFLLIGTCWLISILLGALPILGWNCINKLEECSTLLPLYSKKYVAFCIIVFMAILLAIVILYARIYALVKSSGRKVTKHNNSERSMALLRTVVIVVGVFIAFWSPLFILFLIDVACKTKECSILYKKHWFIALAVVNSAMNPLIYTLASKEMRRAFFRIICGCLMKTKAGKALPLSPTPDNSRSKSSSTQSQKQKEGDFVPVVVTTKNSEPSHHTGEC; encoded by the coding sequence ATGTCTATAGCACTACCTTCAAAATATAATCCCTACATTGAACTCCACTACAACTATACAGGAAACCTCAAGGGAAGGGAGAAAGACATTGACAACTTGGATCCTACAAGTGTAGCCTTTCTCATATTATGTGGTTTCATAGAGCTGGAAAACCTAATGGTGCTGGTTGCCATATGGAAAAATCACAGATTCCATAACCGAATGTATTTCTTCATTGGGAACTTAGCCCTTTGTGACTTGTTGGCTGGCATGGCTTATCTAGTCAACATTCTCATGTCAGGTCCCAAGACCATGACCTTATCTGTAACTATGTGGTTTGTTAGGGAAGGCAGCATGTTTGTGGCATTGGGCGCTTCCACCTTCAGCTTGCTGGCGATTGCCATCGAAAGACACATGACTATGATTAAAATGAGGCCTTATGATGCCAATAAGAAGTACAGAGTGTTTCTCCTGATTGGTACTTGCTGGCTTATCTCGATTTTACTGGGGGCACTACCAATTCTTGGATGGAACTGTATTAATAAGCTTGAGGAGTGCTCCACTCTGCTGCCTCTTTACTCAAAGAAGTATGTGGCCTTCTGCATCATTGTTTTTATGGCAATCCTTCTAGCCATTGTTATATTGTACGCACGCATCTATGCACTCGTCAAGTCCAGCGGCCGAAAGGTAACCAAACACAATAATTCTGAGCGGTCAATGGCTCTGCTGCGAACGGTGGTCATTGTGGTGGGAGTCTTCATCGCTTTCTGGTCACCACTTTTCATTCTGTTCCTCATAGATGTGGCCTGCAAGACCAAAGAGTGTAGCATATTGTACAAGAAGCACTGGTTTATTGCCCTGGCTGTGGTGAATTCTGCCATGAATCCATTGATTTATACTCTGGCCAGCAAGGAAATGCGTAGGGCCTTCTTTCGCATCATATGTGGTTGTCTCATGAAGACAAAAGCTGGCAAAGCTCTTCCACTCAGCCCAACTCCTGATAACAGCCGGAGTAAGTCTAGCAGCACTCAGTCCCAGAAGCAGAAAGAAGGAGACTTTGTTCCAGTTGTGGTGACGACTAAAAACTCAGAGCCATCTCATCATACTGGTGAATGTTGA